A stretch of DNA from Planctomycetota bacterium:
CTCGAGGGGCTCCGTTCCCCGAACATCGTCGGCGTGCGTGGGTTCGGTGGCTCGGCGGGGCGACGCTACCTCGTCCTTGATTTCATCGAGGGGTTTCGGCTCGACGAGGTGGTCGCCGACGGCACGCCTGTCCCGATCGAACGGCTGGTGCGTTCCTTGGTGCACGCGGTCGCCACCCTGCACGAAGCCGGGGTCGTGCACGGCGACCTCAAACCGACGAACGTCATGGTCAGCGACGGCGGCGAGCCGACGCTGATCGACTTCGGGCTCGCGCGCAAAAGTAACGAGGTACACGGAGTTCTCCCGGAACTCGCCGCGCGCCTCCGGGCCGGCGGCACGTACGGATATCTGGCCCCGGAACTGCGGACGGATACGGCGCGCCGCCCGCCGACGATGCGGAGCGACGTTTTCTCCTTGGCGACGATCCTGGCGGAACTGATCGCCGCTTACCCGTCGCTGGGGCGGTGGCGGAAAGCGATCCAGCCGGGGCTGCTGGCCAACCCGGGGCAGCGCTTCGCCCACGCGGGGGCGCTGCTCCAGGCGCTCCACGCGGCGGACGCCACGCGGGCCAAATGGCGGGTCCGGGTCGCCGTCGGCGTGGCCATCACCGCCGTCGTGGCCGGGCTGATCGGCGGTCGACATCTCGCCGATCGTTCGGCGCAACGTGCCGCGTTGTCACCCGACCTGACTTCGCTGTACCGCGACGTCGTGACCGGACTTCCGGAGCAAGACCCGGCGACGCTGTTGGAGAGGCTCAACCGGGTGCCGGAATCGGAGCGTGCGTGGCCGTGGCGGTTCCTACGCGCTCGCGCCGAGGCCGTGGGCATCGAAAACCCGTTCGCCCATCTCGCGCAACCGAACCCCGCAACAACCGCGATGGCCGCCACGGCGGACGCCACGGCGGTGGCTTGGTGCGAACAGATCGGGGACGGCTTCGTCGTTCAGTATCAGCAGCTCGAGGGTCGCCCACGATCGATGTTCCGGTTTAAAGAACGGCCCCGCGGCCTCTCGTTCTCGCCCGACGCCGCGTGGCTCGTGATGCAACTGTCCGATCGCACCGTGAGATTGGTGAACGTCCACGACCCGGCCCGGCAAGTGGCGACTCCCGAGCACGTGCCCGTGCGTGGGGTTGGCTTCGACATCGGCGGTCACTACCGATTCCGAGAGGTCGAGACGGGGCGGCTGTACCGGCTTTCGTTGATCGATGGCGCCACGTCGTTGGTCGCCGACGAAGCCGTCGCCGAAGCGCGTCCCTTGCTCGTTGAGGGCCGGACGGAAGGCTTCTTCTCCGTCCGGAAGGACGCCGCCGGAAGACGCGTCGGCGTGTTGGAAACGGCCGATGAAACTTGGCGAATCGACGACCTGAAACTCCAAGACCGGATCGTGAGTGCCGCGTTTTTGGCGCCCACGCTCGGTCGGCTCTACCTAGGCACCAGCACGGGCGAAATTTTTGTGTTCGAGCCGAATCGGTCCGCTAGCCTGAGACCGGTATGGCGGGACCCCGGCGCAAGCAACCTGACCGCGCTGACGTACGCGCCGTCGCAGCGCCTGCTCTTCGGGGTGTCGAACTCCGTCCGGGTCATCGACGCAGAGTCGGGCGAGGAGGTGGTCCAACTCCCGTTCACTGGGCCCCGAGACGTCATCAAGCAGCTGTCTTGGAACGAGGCCGCTGCGAGCTTAACGCTCATCGGGAGCCGGTCGATCCAGGTGTGGACCGCGCCGCGGGATCTCAAGTGAACGGCCGCCTGCGGCATGCCGCGTTCACCCTCATCGAGCTGTTGGTCGTGATGGCCATCGTGGCGCTGCTGATCAGCCTGTTGCTTCCGGTGTTAGGTGCCGCGCGAAGCGCATCGCGGGGTGCCGTGTGCCTGTCGAACCTCCGCCAGCTGCAGACCGCGTGGCATTCGGCGATGACGAACGGGGACGCGCGCATCCCGCGCGTTGTCGTGCCGACCGCACCTGGCGAGCGATGGTGGTTTGACGTG
This window harbors:
- a CDS encoding protein kinase, giving the protein MRSTRDSLKPSRDLLTGLFDDGRSRSSDDPCWAHPGLAAARDDGFLVFERIATGGESDVWIGGESNTQDIVVIKVAARDEGSGANDDEGLAHEARMLEGLRSPNIVGVRGFGGSAGRRYLVLDFIEGFRLDEVVADGTPVPIERLVRSLVHAVATLHEAGVVHGDLKPTNVMVSDGGEPTLIDFGLARKSNEVHGVLPELAARLRAGGTYGYLAPELRTDTARRPPTMRSDVFSLATILAELIAAYPSLGRWRKAIQPGLLANPGQRFAHAGALLQALHAADATRAKWRVRVAVGVAITAVVAGLIGGRHLADRSAQRAALSPDLTSLYRDVVTGLPEQDPATLLERLNRVPESERAWPWRFLRARAEAVGIENPFAHLAQPNPATTAMAATADATAVAWCEQIGDGFVVQYQQLEGRPRSMFRFKERPRGLSFSPDAAWLVMQLSDRTVRLVNVHDPARQVATPEHVPVRGVGFDIGGHYRFREVETGRLYRLSLIDGATSLVADEAVAEARPLLVEGRTEGFFSVRKDAAGRRVGVLETADETWRIDDLKLQDRIVSAAFLAPTLGRLYLGTSTGEIFVFEPNRSASLRPVWRDPGASNLTALTYAPSQRLLFGVSNSVRVIDAESGEEVVQLPFTGPRDVIKQLSWNEAAASLTLIGSRSIQVWTAPRDLK